From the Apus apus isolate bApuApu2 chromosome 4, bApuApu2.pri.cur, whole genome shotgun sequence genome, one window contains:
- the LOC127384031 gene encoding ADP-ribosyl cyclase/cyclic ADP-ribose hydrolase 2-like isoform X1, which produces MKSFFLSLLLVCVLGMNSFSEVQGRKWKGEGTTEHLESIVIGRCYDYIRTMNPSVGEKNCSEMWEAFKNAFINKDPCSILPEDYELFINLSLHTIPPNKSLFWENNQLLVNSFADRGRRYMSVGDTLFGYFADFLNWCGQANSTELDYESCPTTEECENNAVESFWRMASITYAQQSSGVIHVLLNGSAAGGAYPEPGFFADYEIPNLQKDKITQIVIWVVDDIEGPDIDSCGTHTVQILENRLKTLGYDVTCTDNYKTVVFLLCLDYPDDSKCILSSSAPAAQRGPISSDRGGSWNKLMFVSFAGFLFRFALV; this is translated from the exons ATGAAgagtttttttttgtccctcttACTTGTCTGTGTTCTGGGTATGAACAGCTTCTCAGAAGTGCagggaaggaaatggaaaggTGAAGGTACGACAGAACACCTGGAAAGTATTGTCATTGGAAGATGCTATGATTATATTAGAACTATGAATCCTTCTGTTGG TGAGAAGAATTGTTCAGAAATGTGGGAAGCATTTAAAAACGCATTTATTAACAAGGATCCTTGCAGTATTCTACCTGAGGACTATGAATTATTTATCAACCTGTCATTGCACACAATTCCACCTAACAAG tcTCTGTTCTGGGAAAACAATCAGCTGCTAGTCAATAGCTTTGCTGACAGAGGCCGTCGCTACATGTCTGTGGGTGACACCCTGTTTGGCTACTTTGCAGACTTTCTAAACTGGTGTGGACAGGCAAACAGCACTG aactgGACTATGAATCTTGCCCTACCACGGAGGAATGTGAAAACAATGCAGTGGAATCTTTCTGGAGGATGGCATCTATCACT TATGCACAGCAGAGTTCTGGGGTGATACACGTCTTGTTGAATGgttctgcagctggaggagcttaTCCAGAGCCAGG ctttttTGCAGATTACGAAATACCTAATCTCCAGAAAGACAAAATCACACAAATTGTAATCTGGGTTGTGGATGATATTGAAGGACCAGATAT AGATTCTTGTGGAACTCATACTGTACAGATATTAGAAAACAGGCTGAAAACCCTTGGTTATGATGTCACCTGCACTGACAATTACAA GACTGTAGTGTTCTTACTCTGTCTGGATTATCCTGATGATTCTAAGTGCATCCTTTCATC atctgcaccagcagcacaaagaGGACCCATATCTTCAGACAGAGGAGGCAGCTGGAACAAGctcatgtttgtttcttttgcaggCTTTTTGTTCAGATTTGCTTTAGTGTAG
- the LOC127384031 gene encoding ADP-ribosyl cyclase/cyclic ADP-ribose hydrolase 2-like isoform X3, with the protein MKSFFLSLLLVCVLGMNSFSEVQGRKWKGEGTTEHLESIVIGRCYDYIRTMNPSVGEKNCSEMWEAFKNAFINKDPCSILPEDYELFINLSLHTIPPNKSLFWENNQLLVNSFADRGRRYMSVGDTLFGYFADFLNWCGQANSTELDYESCPTTEECENNAVESFWRMASITYAQQSSGVIHVLLNGSAAGGAYPEPGFFADYEIPNLQKDKITQIVIWVVDDIEGPDIDSCGTHTVQILENRLKTLGYDVTCTDNYKTVVFLLCLDYPDDSKCILSS; encoded by the exons ATGAAgagtttttttttgtccctcttACTTGTCTGTGTTCTGGGTATGAACAGCTTCTCAGAAGTGCagggaaggaaatggaaaggTGAAGGTACGACAGAACACCTGGAAAGTATTGTCATTGGAAGATGCTATGATTATATTAGAACTATGAATCCTTCTGTTGG TGAGAAGAATTGTTCAGAAATGTGGGAAGCATTTAAAAACGCATTTATTAACAAGGATCCTTGCAGTATTCTACCTGAGGACTATGAATTATTTATCAACCTGTCATTGCACACAATTCCACCTAACAAG tcTCTGTTCTGGGAAAACAATCAGCTGCTAGTCAATAGCTTTGCTGACAGAGGCCGTCGCTACATGTCTGTGGGTGACACCCTGTTTGGCTACTTTGCAGACTTTCTAAACTGGTGTGGACAGGCAAACAGCACTG aactgGACTATGAATCTTGCCCTACCACGGAGGAATGTGAAAACAATGCAGTGGAATCTTTCTGGAGGATGGCATCTATCACT TATGCACAGCAGAGTTCTGGGGTGATACACGTCTTGTTGAATGgttctgcagctggaggagcttaTCCAGAGCCAGG ctttttTGCAGATTACGAAATACCTAATCTCCAGAAAGACAAAATCACACAAATTGTAATCTGGGTTGTGGATGATATTGAAGGACCAGATAT AGATTCTTGTGGAACTCATACTGTACAGATATTAGAAAACAGGCTGAAAACCCTTGGTTATGATGTCACCTGCACTGACAATTACAA GACTGTAGTGTTCTTACTCTGTCTGGATTATCCTGATGATTCTAAGTGCATCCTTTCATC ATGA
- the LOC127384031 gene encoding ADP-ribosyl cyclase/cyclic ADP-ribose hydrolase 2-like isoform X2, translating into MKSFFLSLLLVCVLGMNSFSEVQGRKWKGEGTTEHLESIVIGRCYDYIRTMNPSVGEKNCSEMWEAFKNAFINKDPCSILPEDYELFINLSLHTIPPNKSLFWENNQLLVNSFADRGRRYMSVGDTLFGYFADFLNWCGQANSTELDYESCPTTEECENNAVESFWRMASITYAQQSSGVIHVLLNGSAAGGAYPEPGFFADYEIPNLQKDKITQIVIWVVDDIEGPDIDSCGTHTVQILENRLKTLGYDVTCTDNYKTVVFLLCLDYPDDSKCILSSF; encoded by the exons ATGAAgagtttttttttgtccctcttACTTGTCTGTGTTCTGGGTATGAACAGCTTCTCAGAAGTGCagggaaggaaatggaaaggTGAAGGTACGACAGAACACCTGGAAAGTATTGTCATTGGAAGATGCTATGATTATATTAGAACTATGAATCCTTCTGTTGG TGAGAAGAATTGTTCAGAAATGTGGGAAGCATTTAAAAACGCATTTATTAACAAGGATCCTTGCAGTATTCTACCTGAGGACTATGAATTATTTATCAACCTGTCATTGCACACAATTCCACCTAACAAG tcTCTGTTCTGGGAAAACAATCAGCTGCTAGTCAATAGCTTTGCTGACAGAGGCCGTCGCTACATGTCTGTGGGTGACACCCTGTTTGGCTACTTTGCAGACTTTCTAAACTGGTGTGGACAGGCAAACAGCACTG aactgGACTATGAATCTTGCCCTACCACGGAGGAATGTGAAAACAATGCAGTGGAATCTTTCTGGAGGATGGCATCTATCACT TATGCACAGCAGAGTTCTGGGGTGATACACGTCTTGTTGAATGgttctgcagctggaggagcttaTCCAGAGCCAGG ctttttTGCAGATTACGAAATACCTAATCTCCAGAAAGACAAAATCACACAAATTGTAATCTGGGTTGTGGATGATATTGAAGGACCAGATAT AGATTCTTGTGGAACTCATACTGTACAGATATTAGAAAACAGGCTGAAAACCCTTGGTTATGATGTCACCTGCACTGACAATTACAA GACTGTAGTGTTCTTACTCTGTCTGGATTATCCTGATGATTCTAAGTGCATCCTTTCATC gtTTTAA